In a single window of the Tachyglossus aculeatus isolate mTacAcu1 chromosome 14, mTacAcu1.pri, whole genome shotgun sequence genome:
- the MYF5 gene encoding myogenic factor 5: MEMMDSCQFSPSEYFYDRSCIPSPEGEFGDRFEPRMSAFEAHKVDLQGSDEEEHVRAPVGHHQAGHCLMWACKACKRKSTTMDRRKAATMRERRRLKKVNQAFEMLKRCTTANPNQRLPKVEILRNAIRYIESLQELLREQVENYYSLPGQSCSEPTSPTSNCSDGMTECNSPVWSRRNSSFDSSYCPEIPNVYSTEKSSALSSLDCLSSIVDRISSCDQPGLPLPDHASLSPIASTDSQPGTPGAPNSRLIYHVL, from the exons ATGGAAATGATGGATAGTTGCCAGTTCTCTCCCTCTGAGTACTTCTATGACAGATCCTGCATCCCTTCCCCTGAGGGTGAGTTTGGGGACAGGTTTGAGCCCAGAATGTCTGCGTTCGAAGCCCACAAAGTGGACCTCCAAGGCTCGGATGAAGAGGAGCACGTCAGGGCCCCCGTGGGCCACCACCAGGCAGGCCACTGCCTGATGTGGGCTTGCAAAGCATGTAAGAGGAAGTCCACCACCATGGACAGGAGGAAGGCAGCCACCatgcgggagaggaggaggctgaagaAAGTGAACCAGGCGTTTGAGATGCTGAAGCGATGCACCACGGCCAACCCCAACCAGAGACTGCCCAAGGTGGAGATCCTCAGAAATGCCATCCGATACATCGAGAGCCTGCAGGAGCTGCTGAGAGAACAGGTTGAAAACTACTACAGCCTTCCGGGGCAGAGCTGCTCCGAACccaccagccccacctccaattgCTCCGATGGGATG ACTGAATGCAACAGTCCCGTCTGGTCCAGGAGAAACAGCAGCTTTGACAGTTCCTACTGCCCAGAAATTCCTAACG tcTACTCCACAGAAAAAAGTTCTGCGTTGTCCAGCTTGGACTGTTTATCCAGTATAGTGGATCGAATCTCCTCATGTGATCAGCCTGGGCTTCCTCTCCCGGACCATGCCTCCCTCTCTCCAATTGCAAGCACTGATTCCCAGCCAGGAACACCGGGAGCCCCTAACTCCAGGCTCATCTATCACGTGCTATGA